One Tolypothrix bouteillei VB521301 DNA window includes the following coding sequences:
- a CDS encoding phage tail protein: MTNDDPRYLISRRVYDSIFQNISFLMSSFLQVLTMAVGVLPENLLTNRFYVELSLNGSQENIDAIFLECSGFTYSQDLIEICEVTPRKWGSAQQGLPVRTKIPGNVKMGNINLRRCLTHSMTLWNWFEDVQQGNWANKRRDFSLTIQDSTNTVQTRLQFSRGWVTNYKITDFHASKADMAIEELEIAFENFKRVASN; this comes from the coding sequence ATGACTAATGACGACCCGAGATATTTAATTTCTAGACGGGTTTATGACTCCATTTTTCAAAATATTTCCTTCTTGATGTCATCATTTCTTCAAGTATTAACAATGGCTGTAGGCGTATTACCTGAAAATCTTCTAACGAATCGCTTCTATGTAGAATTATCACTAAATGGTTCTCAAGAAAATATTGATGCCATTTTTCTGGAGTGTTCGGGATTTACATACTCACAAGACTTAATTGAAATTTGCGAAGTGACTCCTCGTAAGTGGGGTTCAGCACAACAAGGTCTTCCTGTAAGAACTAAAATTCCCGGTAATGTTAAAATGGGGAATATAAATCTTCGTAGATGTCTCACCCACTCCATGACACTTTGGAACTGGTTTGAAGATGTTCAACAAGGCAATTGGGCAAATAAACGTAGAGATTTTTCTTTAACTATCCAAGACTCTACCAATACAGTACAAACAAGATTGCAATTTTCGAGAGGTTGGGTCACCAATTACAAAATTACTGACTTCCATGCTAGTAAGGCAGACATGGCGATTGAAGAACTAGAAATTGCTTTCGAGAACTTTAAGCGCGTGGCATCAAATTAG
- a CDS encoding phage tail protein has protein sequence MAGQAEPLRGNTWYLTIDPYVPNSKMIFAINNLSRTVEAAGEQITGRNNKGVNRQSLPGLQNNPEPVEVKVIADGDTSLKDWFTKCNPQNGGVSQVSKNKGQGLVFLTDTQGQPKMQFTITNCYPIHHGLEGDLSAGANSVVVEHIRLMHEGIG, from the coding sequence ATGGCTGGTCAAGCTGAACCTTTACGTGGGAATACTTGGTATCTAACTATAGATCCCTATGTTCCTAATAGTAAAATGATTTTTGCGATTAACAATCTATCGAGAACAGTAGAAGCTGCTGGAGAGCAAATTACTGGTAGAAACAATAAAGGCGTAAACCGTCAATCTCTACCTGGTTTACAAAATAACCCAGAGCCTGTTGAAGTCAAAGTTATTGCAGATGGTGATACCAGTTTGAAGGATTGGTTTACAAAATGCAACCCTCAGAATGGAGGAGTTTCACAAGTATCCAAAAACAAGGGTCAAGGTCTTGTATTTTTAACAGATACTCAAGGACAGCCTAAAATGCAATTTACTATTACTAATTGTTATCCCATACATCACGGTCTAGAGGGTGATTTATCTGCTGGTGCTAACAGTGTAGTTGTTGAGCATATACGATTAATGCATGAAGGAATTGGTTAA
- a CDS encoding phage tail sheath family protein → MARLDYFAPGVYIEEVDRGARPIEGVSTAVAGFVGFTEDVRNGAEVFKPTLITNWTQYLNYFARPNSDGFTDFNAYLPFAVYGFFLNGGGRCWIASIGTQLPNATKLTTPEPAVVQINGRGNRLSLTLSLRSEQAAGGLINILISDSSPRALPEGVEGEAPPNTGEYFTLQIRRGEEILEQYENLTMNSEVPPQVGTYAVTALRNSMYVTVVEATSTGRPLARRPANGQYELAPPIVPSSPDRFMRDVEGVRDDRTGVRGLFEIDEITMISCPDLMRVYEAGLMNLEQVHGIMELMLSMCEGSASGDIPNPPNRMVVFDPPPDRVKPQEVVDWLHNFNRRSMFGALYYPWIKVPNPRNAGRPILIPPSGHVMGVWGRVDEARGVYKAPANEVPRGVIGLSYDTNFREQELLNPLGINCIRNFPNRGIRIWGARTLVEPDKTEWRYISVRRLISYIEKSLELGTQWVVFEPNDFDLWARVTRNVSNFLERIWREGALFGATPQQAFYVKCDEELNPPETRLLGRLYIEIGVCPVRPAEFVVFRISQWNGYEAENES, encoded by the coding sequence ATGGCAAGACTGGATTACTTTGCACCTGGTGTTTACATTGAAGAAGTTGACCGGGGTGCCAGACCGATTGAAGGTGTTAGCACTGCGGTTGCAGGATTTGTTGGCTTTACAGAAGATGTGCGAAACGGCGCTGAAGTCTTCAAGCCCACGCTTATAACCAATTGGACGCAATATCTGAACTATTTTGCTCGTCCGAACTCGGATGGTTTCACTGACTTCAACGCTTACTTACCTTTTGCAGTTTACGGCTTTTTTCTAAATGGTGGTGGTCGCTGTTGGATAGCGAGTATTGGAACTCAATTACCCAATGCAACTAAATTAACAACGCCAGAACCAGCTGTTGTGCAAATCAATGGTCGAGGGAACCGTTTATCCCTCACTCTCAGCTTGCGTTCCGAGCAAGCAGCCGGAGGATTAATTAACATTTTAATTAGTGATAGTTCGCCTCGTGCTCTCCCGGAAGGCGTTGAAGGGGAAGCACCTCCAAATACAGGGGAGTATTTCACACTTCAAATCCGTCGAGGTGAAGAAATTCTCGAACAGTATGAGAACTTAACTATGAACTCTGAAGTTCCTCCTCAAGTTGGAACTTATGCGGTCACGGCATTACGCAACTCCATGTATGTCACTGTAGTAGAAGCGACTTCGACAGGAAGACCATTAGCACGAAGACCAGCGAACGGTCAGTACGAACTTGCTCCTCCCATTGTGCCATCTTCGCCCGATCGCTTTATGCGAGATGTAGAAGGAGTACGCGACGATCGCACGGGAGTAAGGGGGCTGTTTGAAATTGATGAAATCACCATGATTTCTTGCCCCGATCTCATGCGAGTCTATGAAGCAGGACTCATGAACTTAGAACAAGTTCACGGCATCATGGAATTGATGCTCAGTATGTGTGAAGGTTCTGCTAGTGGAGATATTCCCAACCCACCCAATCGCATGGTCGTATTCGATCCACCACCAGATCGTGTCAAACCGCAAGAAGTTGTGGATTGGCTACACAATTTTAACCGCCGTTCCATGTTTGGAGCGCTTTATTACCCTTGGATAAAAGTGCCTAACCCACGCAATGCTGGTAGACCAATTCTTATACCTCCGTCTGGTCATGTAATGGGCGTGTGGGGTCGCGTTGATGAAGCTAGAGGAGTTTATAAAGCACCAGCAAATGAAGTTCCCAGAGGCGTCATCGGTCTGAGCTATGACACTAATTTCCGCGAGCAAGAGCTTTTAAACCCTCTTGGCATCAACTGTATTCGCAACTTTCCCAATCGAGGAATCCGCATTTGGGGCGCACGAACTTTAGTTGAGCCAGACAAGACCGAGTGGCGTTATATTAGCGTGCGGAGACTCATAAGTTATATTGAAAAGTCATTGGAATTAGGTACACAATGGGTAGTTTTTGAACCCAATGATTTTGACCTATGGGCGCGTGTTACACGCAATGTTAGTAACTTTTTAGAGCGTATATGGCGTGAAGGCGCTTTATTTGGAGCTACACCACAACAAGCCTTTTATGTCAAGTGTGATGAAGAACTAAACCCTCCAGAAACTAGACTTTTAGGACGTTTATATATTGAAATAGGCGTTTGTCCTGTAAGACCTGCTGAGTTTGTTGTTTTCCGAATCAGCCAATGGAATGGTTACGAAGCAGAAAATGAAAGCTAA
- a CDS encoding Pvc16 family protein has product MLIALLQTLAEILVGGTSLTSMEQIDFNIPGTRRDDSASPFLNLYLYDIRESIQVQSTGRQIDRRISEGGLSAANVSSLPIWFDVSLILTAWNRTALGEYHLLNEALTLLLRHRSLREEFLAPELRGFGNLFIHVAATPFIEAGSLWSALNVPLRPALYLTIAVPFEPDKTSVPLIWQRIVGLSAEVEKNGNSRMLHKRVSIACAVKSAVTNLPLAETKVTLMGTEKSATSNQEGLFFFENLRLGNYVVRLDCSGYLSQDCNILVDGNTFTFKEVFLTPV; this is encoded by the coding sequence ATGCTTATCGCTCTTCTCCAAACCTTAGCAGAAATTCTGGTTGGAGGAACCTCTCTCACCAGTATGGAGCAAATTGACTTTAATATTCCTGGTACTAGACGGGATGACAGTGCAAGCCCTTTTCTAAATCTTTACCTGTACGATATTAGAGAGAGCATACAAGTGCAATCAACAGGAAGGCAGATAGACCGCAGAATATCAGAAGGAGGTTTATCAGCTGCTAATGTAAGTTCTTTACCGATTTGGTTTGATGTATCGCTCATACTGACTGCTTGGAATCGGACAGCTTTAGGAGAGTATCATCTTTTAAACGAAGCGTTGACCTTGCTACTACGTCACCGTTCGCTCCGAGAAGAATTTTTAGCTCCAGAACTACGAGGTTTTGGCAATTTATTCATACATGTTGCAGCCACGCCATTTATTGAAGCAGGTTCTTTATGGAGTGCTTTAAATGTTCCTTTGCGTCCAGCGTTGTATTTAACGATCGCAGTACCCTTTGAGCCGGATAAAACTTCAGTACCTTTAATTTGGCAACGAATTGTTGGTCTGAGCGCAGAAGTGGAAAAAAATGGTAACAGTCGTATGCTCCACAAGCGGGTTTCGATTGCATGCGCTGTTAAAAGTGCAGTGACAAATTTACCACTTGCAGAAACCAAAGTGACTTTGATGGGAACGGAAAAGTCAGCAACAAGCAATCAAGAAGGATTGTTCTTTTTTGAGAACTTGCGATTGGGCAATTATGTTGTCAGACTTGATTGTTCCGGTTATTTATCTCAAGATTGCAACATCTTAGTAGATGGCAACACTTTCACATTTAAAGAAGTTTTTCTTACCCCTGTTTAA